Proteins found in one Megalobrama amblycephala isolate DHTTF-2021 linkage group LG5, ASM1881202v1, whole genome shotgun sequence genomic segment:
- the LOC125268242 gene encoding ovarian cancer G-protein coupled receptor 1-like — MALNASLNLTNCTHGNTVERYMYPPVYSLFFIVGFPANCLSLYVAWILMKRGNNLAVYLINLSVGDLLYILTLPVWIMMALEQEVNDSLCSIIAVVMFNSFYVGSGFLCCISMDRYLAIVFPLHFIRVREIRTAVLVSAIVWLVEIAIHLGLLAYTDDIRNFSAHRMCKEPNIMSSASAIVAITRAVLGFLVPALIMTFCFMEIIRSLKKSTSTVVSERRKICFLLLSLLFTYLVAFTPFQVVMFIRGLLEPGDCSAAQNLRDVYMVFVATTTINSVLDPIIYCLISDSAKTEMKKLFKCCGEHFSKIYSSVVKPGV, encoded by the coding sequence ATGGCCCTCAACGCTTCTTTAAACTTGACTAACTGCACACATGGAAACACAGTGGAGCGGTACATGTACCCGCCGGTTTACTCGCTGTTCTTCATCGTTGGATTTCCAGCAAACTGTTTGTCCCTGTACGTGGCCTGGATTCTGATGAAGAGGGGAAATAATTTGGCGGTTTATCTGATTAATTTGTCTGTGGGAGACCTGCTGTATATCCTAACTCTACCCGTTTGGATCATGATGGCACTGGAGCAGGAGGTGAACGACAGTCTGTGCAGCATTATAGCGGTGGTCATGTTCAACAGCTTCTACGTGGGCTCAGGGTTTCTGTGCTGCATCTCTATGGATCGATATTTAGCCATAGTGTTTCCGCTGCATTTCATACGGGTTCGAGAGATCAGAACCGCCGTGCTGGTGAGCGCCATCGTATGGCTGGTGGAGATTGCGATTCATCTCGGTCTTCTGGCCTACACGGATGACATCAGGAACTTTTCAGCCCATCGAATGTGCAAGGAGCCGAATATCATGTCCAGCGCCAGCGCCATCGTGGCCATCACACGCGCCGTCCTGGGATTTCTCGTTCCTGCGCTCATTATGACCTTCTGCTTCATGGAGATCATCAGGTCGCTGAAGAAAAGCACATCCACTGTGGTCAGCGAACGGAGAAAGATTTGCTTTCTACTCCTGTCTCTTCTGTTCACCTACTTAGTGGCTTTTACCCCATTTCAGGTGGTGATGTTCATCAGAGGACTGCTGGAGCCCGGAGACTGCAGCGCTGCGCAGAATCTGAGAGATGTTTACATGGTGTTTGTGGCCACCACGACAATAAACAGCGTTTTAGACCCCATCATTTATTGTCTCATAAGTGACAGTGccaaaactgaaatgaaaaagcTCTTTAAGTGCTGTGGGGAACATTTCAGCAAGATTTATTCATCTGTGGTGAAACCAGGagtttaa